Proteins from one Belonocnema kinseyi isolate 2016_QV_RU_SX_M_011 chromosome 8, B_treatae_v1, whole genome shotgun sequence genomic window:
- the LOC117178106 gene encoding farnesol dehydrogenase-like, with the protein MNRWVGKVAVVTGASAGIGLAITKSLVREGMIVVGLARRKIKMESEMESLKEKGTFHALECDVSKQEDVIKTFDWIKKNLGVVHVLVNNAGVLATGKILDSNKETWEKLFGVNVMGLLYCSQEAVKSMKESGQEGHLININSVTGHKLISNPGIFINVYGATKYAVTSLTESLELELIGSKIRTTSISPGYVHTDITKTTTISDPKILEVLKDPGLEAEDIADSVVYVLGTPPRVQVTELIIKPVGGLL; encoded by the exons atgaaccGTTGGGTTGGAAAAGTTGCGGTAGTAACAGGTGCTTCAGCTGGAATAGGATTAGCTATAACGAAATCCTTAGTTCGAGAAGGAATGATTGTCGTTGGACTGGCCAGAAGGAAAATTAAAATGGAG AGTGAAATGGAAAGCTTAAAAGAAAAAGGAACATTTCATGCACTTGAATGTGATGTTTCTAAACAAGAAGATGTGATTAAAACATTTGACTGGATAAAGAAGAACTTAGGAGTCGTCCATGTATTGGTTAATAATGCTGGCGTTCTTGCTACCGGAAAAATTCTtg ATTCCAACAAAGAAACTTGGGAAAAATTATTTGGTGTAAACGTTATGGGCTTACTGTACTGTAGTCAGGAAGCTGTTAAAAGTATGAAGGAATCTGGTCAAGAAGGTCACTTGATAAACATAAACAG cgttacagGACACAAACTGATTAGCAATCCGGGAATATTCATAAACGTATATGGTGCAACAAAATATGCAGTTACTTCATTAACAGAATCCTTAGAATTGGAATTAATTGGTTCTAAAATAAGAACAAcg agCATCAGTCCAGGATACGTGCATACAGATATTACTAAAACAACAACAATAAGTGATCCTAAGATACTAGAAGTTTTAAAGGACCCTGGATTAGAAGCAGAGGACATTGCAGATTCTGTGGTTTATGTATTAGGTACACCTCCACGTGTTCAAGTAACAGAACTAATAATTAAACCAGTTGGGGGCCTTTTATAA